The following nucleotide sequence is from Salvia splendens isolate huo1 chromosome 2, SspV2, whole genome shotgun sequence.
AATAATAGCCATGTCCGCACTAAATcaagctaatactatatattccgccccctccgattccggatcctggatccgccactggaaGAGGTGAATCTTGAactttagtagtagtagtttacTGAATTAGGTGTGGAATATGCTAAAGTATTCCAAATTCATGAAGGTTTCTTCTTGCAGGCTTCCTTGTCTTGTTGTTTGtttcgttttctttttattctttaattGTTCGACTGTGCTGTTTCAGAGAACGCTATGGCGGAGCTTGGGAGGTTGCTGATATATGAGGCATCAAGGGAGTGGCTGGTTAGCTTTCACAGCTCCCATTTTACATGTTAAcatgaagtaaaaaagaaagGAGATAACTTTGATGACAATGCACGAATATCATGAAATGGGAAGACTGCATAAGCAATGTGAACACTTGTAGTTTATTTAGAAAGTATTTCAAGCATAGGCTTAAGCTTATTACTAGAGTATCTATCTTTGCATATGGTAATAAGTTACAAGTTTTGTGTTTTTATGAATTACTGGCAGCCAACTATCAGCGGAGAGATCCAGTCGCCAATGGGTGCTACCGCAGTGGAATTTATTGATCCAAGAGAACCCATTTCAGTTagtctctccctctctctcaaacacacacacacacactctgtCTTCCATCAtcattcttctttctcttccaACCTTTTATATAATTCTGTTGTTCTTAGGTATAAATTATACTGTAATATGTTGGAAACAATGTGTGCATGCGCATGCGTGCGTATGTATGAGTTTATGGCTATAATTTTGCTTTGGTAGTTGGATTTTGGGCTTAATACTTGAGGCAATCATTATCCTACAGATTGTGCCCATATTGAGAGCTGGCCTGGCTTTGGCAGAGCATGCACCATCAGTTTTGCCAGCTACAAATACATACCATTTAGGTATGGATATGTTGTTTTTCTTATGATTACTAGAAAATAGATTGCATTTCAATCATTGCATGTTGTACCACTAACTACCACTTTTCCCTCTTGGAGGGTATAACTTTTAAGCACACTGGTTATGGTTTCATATTTAACGAATTCTTAGTTGTTTATGTAGTTGTCTACTCATGCATTATCTTTGATCCActgatttattaattttgtattttgatgAACTCATGTTTATCCTACTTAAATTGCCTTTTCACTGGATCTTTGCATTTTATTTGAACTAATAATGCTAGGCATCAGCAGAAATGAAGAGACACTTCAGCCATCTGTATATTTGAACAAGTAAGTGCCGTTTGCAAAAAAACTTTAGTGGGGTTAAGTAGATCAAATGTGGTCTATATGTTTCAAACCCTATCTAGTGCATTGTACTCTTAATTATAATTGCACGCTCAATTGAATGTTTTCATTTGGATAGATTTGCCTCCAGTTTCTTCCTTTTTTGAATAGTGAGGTCAGGGTTTTCATTAGTCCAATCGACTTTCTACTTTTAAAACAGGTTGCCAGATAAATTTCCTGAAGGTTCTCGAGTTTTTGTTGTTGATCCCATGCTTGCAACAGGTATAGATTTTCAGATATCATCATTTGTTATTGCTGATATAATACAAATATTTATTGTCCTGAGATTTACTTCGAAGGTAGATTTAGGCAAGTCTGCAGTTTGGTATTCGGTTCGAATCAATGCTACATACTAAATATAGGCTGCCCTTCAGCTGTAAGAAAGCCTTCTCTATGTACAGCTCATTAGGTGGGCCACATATAGAGAGGAGTTATGCAAATCTATGTAAAGTATAGCTATGTGGTAATAGGTTAAAGCATTCAAAGAGCACAAAGGATTTTATCTCAATGTTGCTGCATGTGTGCACTTCAGGTCATATGGTTTAATGTTTCTTCTCATAATGTTTCAGGTGGTACAGTAGTTGCAGCTATACAATTGATAAAGGACCGAGGGGTTGACAATCAGCAAATAAAAGTGGTTGGTTTTCAATGTTAACAAAATGCTTCTATCTTAATTCACATTTGTAGCCATAACATTGTTCGAATCATCGGTTCTGTTTGTCATAAAATCCTAATGATTGCTGGTTTCCAAAAGCACGGGGCTCTGACAGGAATCGCCCTGAGGTGGCTGGGTGAGCGATATTCAAGGGGCAAGCCTGGGGCGATTTCAAATGCCTGAACTCTTCAAATCTTTTTTCCTAAAACAACTCAAATATAATTAATGTTCAAATCCGATAGTCTCCTACTTCAACTTAATTTCTTGGTGAATATCACTGGAAAATGAGAACCCACATCTGCTAGGCGACCTGCCTGTCACCCAGTGTGCCCCGCGCTCCTGTCAACACTGGTTCCACattttcttttcccactgcATGTACAATATTCACCGGTTGCATGAATTGTTTGATACAGATAGCCGCTGTTGCTGCTCCTCCTGCCCTTCAAAAATTGAGCGAGAAGTTCCCCGGGTAAATATAACTACATATTATCTGATTATACTAAATTGGGATCCTATATTCTTGCTTTTGCAAGGTATGGGTTAAGTAACCCTCTTATTGTTTCTCAGGCTTCATGTGTATGCCGGAATCCTTGACCCTACCGTAAACGAGAAGGGGTAGGCTAATATTTCAAGGGAGCTAATCAATCGCTGCATGGCTTGCTTACATTGAGttccttttattatttttgttcatTTCCTAATTGTCATTTTTCAGGTTCATAATTCCCGGACTTGGAGATGCTGGAGACCGTAGCTTCGGCACATAAATCTGGCTTTTAGCTTATTCTTCCCTTTCTTCATCACCCCCAATTTTGTTTTAAGCAAGGTACGCCAGTCTCTGCCTAAAATTTTCCAACTTATTGACTACTCATGAATAGAAATGAGTTTGATAATTCATTGAAACCTGGAAATCATTCAATGAAAAACGTTAGTACAATTTTGTCACTGACTTAATTTAATTGACTCTTGTCTTGTCTTCAGGTAATTCTACCTTGTATTCAAATCAAGCCCACCGGTGAtcacttacaaaaaaaatattttctaccATCACAAATATCATTCAGTTCCATATAATTTTGCATGTGGCTTGAATTTCATGTCcttatattattttgattttgttacCTTTGTAAGGCACTTTTTATACTCTGCATATTTGTAAATTATTTTGCGGCAATCATGGCAAATAATTATATCACACATTAAAATtagtagtactcccttcgtctgcATTTAGAGTTTGACACGAGTTTTtagaaatataaattaaagtGGATGGAAAAGATAGTCGAATGTTGAACTCATTTTTATACTTCTTCTATCCGTCAAAAATAGTCTTAatgtttttaatgaaaaaaatgtatTAACACCAAAGGAACTGTATAAGAGAGAAACGGAAAAGAACCAACTCTAATCCATCTACAACATGTAAAGCAAGAACCAATCCCTAATTTATCTATCTTTGCACTATAACCTAACAGCCAGGAAGGTTAAACAAACTAGACACCAAAATATCCACCGTCGCAGCTGCAGGCGCCAGTCAACAAGATGAAGCGGCGGCTTGCTGCTCAGGCAACAGAAAACCAAACCAATCAACAAGATGAAGCCACATGCTGAGGCCAAAGCTTGAGCCCATTGCTCATAATATCCCATCACTTTCGCCTCCACCTTTAGTTATCTCAGCTGTTGCTGGGTCCCATCCAGGATTATCTCTGCATCTAATGTTGAGAGTTGAGAGTGCGTGGGCTGTATATATATGCGTAGCAtggtaatattattaattcttgaAATCTAGGAGATGATCATGTAGTGCTGGTGAGACCTAACAGCAATACTGCCGGAAATCTGCCTTAATATACCAACCAAATTTCAATTGCATACAGCTATATTTAATTGCAGTTTCTTGTAGATTTGATTAATCCATGCTCTAACGCCATAGATGTCGTCTTCAAAGAGCTTATAATAATGGTTCTTTAATGAAAAGAGCACTGTAAAATTAAGGATTTCTACATCATGCGTTGGCCAGGCCAGCTGATCATATATTCTTAATTCCCCTGTTTTGTGCCTGCGTTGTTATTTCctttaaaaagtatttttcttttgcttttttaTTACTTATCATTTGTTTATGACCTGATGTCTGACCCCATGctttcttaattaatttatgaaaaGGGCTAATCTCTCTTGTTGACGTGTTGTCATTCCACAACCGACTTCATGGTTGCACTTTAATATGTTTGCAATTGCATATTCTCGTAATGTCACAAGCAAGAAAAACTAACAAATTCAGTAAGCAATAAAACACCACAAAAAAGCATCCCAAAAATACATGTTTCTAACACAGTTTA
It contains:
- the LOC121764007 gene encoding uracil phosphoribosyltransferase-like codes for the protein MGFAVMNSPVLRYPCYTCLFTSSLQHPPAFNFNPTSLPHIISPKVLSCDFRKRRAITLICQATADKSGVSLSGNRMLVFVPPHPLIKHWISVLRNEQTPCPVFKNAMAELGRLLIYEASREWLPTISGEIQSPMGATAVEFIDPREPISIVPILRAGLALAEHAPSVLPATNTYHLGISRNEETLQPSVYLNKLPDKFPEGSRVFVVDPMLATGGTVVAAIQLIKDRGVDNQQIKVIAAVAAPPALQKLSEKFPGLHVYAGILDPTVNEKGFIIPGLGDAGDRSFGT